The following proteins are encoded in a genomic region of Rattus rattus isolate New Zealand chromosome 2, Rrattus_CSIRO_v1, whole genome shotgun sequence:
- the Ethe1 gene encoding persulfide dioxygenase ETHE1, mitochondrial, with product MASTAVRVAGRRLSQQSASGAPVLLRQMFEPKSCTYTYLLGDRDSREAVLIDPVLETAHRDAQLIKELGLKLLYAVNTHCHADHITGSGVLRSLLPGCQSVISRLSGAQADLHIGEGDSIPFGRFALETRASPGHTPGCVTFVLNDQSMAFTGDALLIRGCGRTDFQQGCAKTLYHSVHEKIFTLPDNCLIYPAHDYHGLTVSTVEEERTLNPRLTLSCEEFIKVMDNLNLPKPHQIDIAVPANMRCGVQTPPS from the exons ATGGCGAGCACGGCCGTCAGAGTCGCCGGGCGGCGGCTGAGCCAGCAAAGCGCATCCGGAGCGCCGGTCCTCCTGCGTCAG ATGTTTGAGCCCAAGAGCTGCACCTACACCTACCTGCTGGGTGACCGGGACTCCCGAGAGGCGGTCCTGATCGACCCTGTTCTGGAGACAGCGCACCGGGATGCTCAGCTGATTAAGGAGCTGGGGCTGAAGCTGCTCTATGCGG TGAACACCCACTGCCATGCTGACCACATCACGGGCTCAGGGGTTCTCCGATCCCTCCTCCCGGGCTGTCAGTCCGTCATCTCTCGCCTCAGCGGAGCTCAGGCTGATTTGCATATCGGGGAAGGTGATTCCATCCCCTTTGGACGCTTT GCTTTGGAGACTCGGGCCAGCCCTGGCCACACCCCGGGCTGTGTCACCTTTGTCCTGAATGACCAGAGCATGGCTTTCACTGGAGATGCCCTACTGATCCGAGGGTGTGGACGGACAGACTTCCAACAAG GTTGCGCGAAGACTTTGTACCACTCAGTGCACGAGAAGATCTTCACACTTCCAGACAACTGTCTAATCTACCCAGCTCATGATTACCACG GGCTCACAGTTTCTACTGTGGAGGAGGAACGGACTCTGAACCCACGGCTCACTCTCAGCTGTGAGGAGTTTATCAAGGTCATGGACAACCTGAACTTGCCCAAGCCACATCAGATAG ACATTGCCGTTCCTGCAAATATGCGCTGTGGGGTCCAGACTCCACCTTCCTGA
- the Znf575 gene encoding zinc finger protein 575 isoform X1 yields MLGGSVKSEARVSEPSPTSQDPETKEAHQFSCPPVSHQDLPRPSQPAVSGSVPSGPRRRPPPQRPHRCPDCPKAFSYPSKLATHRLAHGGTRPHPCPDCPKAFSYPSKLAAHRLTHSGARPHSCPHCPKAFGHRSKLAAHLWTHAPARPYPCPDCPKSFCYPSKLAAHRHTHHATDARPYPCPHCPKAFSFPSKLAAHRLCHDPPTAPSSQTTGRHRCSSCNQAFGQRRLLLVHQRSHHQPEGQGERE; encoded by the exons ATGCTGGGTGGAAGCGTGAAGTCCGAGGCCAGGGTCTCAGAACCTAGTCCCACTTCTCAGGACCCGGAGACCAAAG AAGCCCACCAGTTCTCCTGTCCCCCAGTGTCCCACCAGGACCTGCCGAGGCCCAGCCAGCCCGCTGTATCTGGGAGTGTGCCCTCCGGGCCCCGCCGGAGGCCCCCTCCCCAGCGCCCACACCGCTGCCCAGACTGCCCGAAGGCCTTCTCGTACCCATCCAAGCTGGCCACACACCGGCTAGCGCACGGCGGCACCCGCCCACACCCGTGCCCCGATTGTCCCAAGGCCTTCTCCTACCCCTCCAAGCTGGCTGCGCACCGCCTCACGCATAGCGGAGCTCGCCCACACTCCTGCCCACACTGCCCCAAGGCCTTCGGCCACCGCTCCAAGCTAGCGGCGCATCTCTGGACCCACGCGCCCGCCCGTCCCTACCCGTGTCCCGATTGCCCCAAGTCCTTCTGCTACCCGTCCAAGTTGGCGGCCCACCGCCACACGCACCACGCCACCGACGCCCGCCCCTACCCTTGCCCGCACTGCCCCAAAGCGTTCTCGTTTCCCTCCAAACTGGCGGCCCACCGCCTGTGCCACGATCCCCCAACTGCGCCCAGCAGCCAGACCACTGGCCGCCACCGATGCTCCAGCTGCAACCAGGCCTTTGGCCAGAGACGCCTCCTGCTGGTTCATCAACGCAGCCACCACCAGCCGGAGggccagggagagagggagtga
- the Znf575 gene encoding zinc finger protein 575 isoform X2 — protein sequence MLGGSVKSEARVSEPSPTSQDPETKVSHQDLPRPSQPAVSGSVPSGPRRRPPPQRPHRCPDCPKAFSYPSKLATHRLAHGGTRPHPCPDCPKAFSYPSKLAAHRLTHSGARPHSCPHCPKAFGHRSKLAAHLWTHAPARPYPCPDCPKSFCYPSKLAAHRHTHHATDARPYPCPHCPKAFSFPSKLAAHRLCHDPPTAPSSQTTGRHRCSSCNQAFGQRRLLLVHQRSHHQPEGQGERE from the exons ATGCTGGGTGGAAGCGTGAAGTCCGAGGCCAGGGTCTCAGAACCTAGTCCCACTTCTCAGGACCCGGAGACCAAAG TGTCCCACCAGGACCTGCCGAGGCCCAGCCAGCCCGCTGTATCTGGGAGTGTGCCCTCCGGGCCCCGCCGGAGGCCCCCTCCCCAGCGCCCACACCGCTGCCCAGACTGCCCGAAGGCCTTCTCGTACCCATCCAAGCTGGCCACACACCGGCTAGCGCACGGCGGCACCCGCCCACACCCGTGCCCCGATTGTCCCAAGGCCTTCTCCTACCCCTCCAAGCTGGCTGCGCACCGCCTCACGCATAGCGGAGCTCGCCCACACTCCTGCCCACACTGCCCCAAGGCCTTCGGCCACCGCTCCAAGCTAGCGGCGCATCTCTGGACCCACGCGCCCGCCCGTCCCTACCCGTGTCCCGATTGCCCCAAGTCCTTCTGCTACCCGTCCAAGTTGGCGGCCCACCGCCACACGCACCACGCCACCGACGCCCGCCCCTACCCTTGCCCGCACTGCCCCAAAGCGTTCTCGTTTCCCTCCAAACTGGCGGCCCACCGCCTGTGCCACGATCCCCCAACTGCGCCCAGCAGCCAGACCACTGGCCGCCACCGATGCTCCAGCTGCAACCAGGCCTTTGGCCAGAGACGCCTCCTGCTGGTTCATCAACGCAGCCACCACCAGCCGGAGggccagggagagagggagtga